A genomic region of bacterium contains the following coding sequences:
- a CDS encoding HEPN domain-containing protein has product MNETLLRWLSKADGDYNTAKRELAVIENPNYDSVFFHSQQCVEKLFKALLIHNSQTPPKIHDLLELYRIMIEFYPDIRINEHRLTRLSLGAVNYRYPYEEANEDDATEAFETCRSIREIILPLFNS; this is encoded by the coding sequence ATGAACGAAACTTTACTGCGTTGGCTGTCTAAAGCAGACGGCGACTACAATACAGCGAAGCGCGAGTTAGCGGTAATCGAAAATCCAAATTATGACAGCGTTTTTTTTCATAGCCAACAATGTGTCGAGAAACTTTTCAAAGCATTGTTAATTCATAATTCTCAAACCCCACCTAAAATCCACGATTTGTTAGAACTCTATCGCATCATGATAGAATTCTACCCAGATATACGAATAAATGAGCACCGATTAACTCGATTAAGTTTAGGAGCTGTTAATTACCGTTATCCGTATGAGGAGGCGAACGAAGATGATGCTACAGAAGCATTTGAAACATGCCGCTCAATTCGCGAGATTATTCTACCGCTATTCAATTCGTAA
- a CDS encoding nucleotidyltransferase domain-containing protein, which yields MSDTINIESIRKVAAEIAARFSPERIVLFGSRATGTAQPDSDVDLLIVMEYDGKSYRKAAEIRSSLQIQFAMDILVIRPADYRMRLQEFDPIVVSAEREGIVLYERNFTALAV from the coding sequence ATGAGCGATACAATCAATATCGAATCGATCCGTAAAGTCGCCGCCGAAATTGCCGCCCGGTTCTCACCGGAACGGATAGTGCTGTTTGGGTCGCGTGCTACCGGAACGGCACAACCGGATTCGGATGTCGACTTGCTCATCGTTATGGAGTATGACGGGAAGTCGTATCGGAAAGCCGCTGAAATCCGATCCTCCCTTCAAATTCAGTTTGCGATGGATATTCTTGTGATCCGTCCTGCCGATTATCGGATGCGACTGCAAGAATTTGACCCAATCGTTGTTTCCGCCGAACGGGAAGGGATTGTGCTGTATGAACGAAACTTTACTGCGTTGGCTGTCTAA